The DNA window GCCGCAGGCATAGGCCGTCCACGGCGCCATCACCGCAAAGGAACCGCGCCGGATCGCGATCGTCGCAGATTCGCGGTTCATCGTGCCGAGCGCCCCCCTGCGGCCGGGTCACGAACGACAGCAGAACGTGACCGGATCCAGCAGCTTCCCCGTGTTCACCAGCTGCCCCCCTTGCGGCGTGCAGCTCCCCGGTTGGTCCTCACAAACCATGGATGAAGGCACCCTGCCGCGCATCCTCGATGAGAACGATCTCGTTCTCGAGGACGCCGAAACTACAATGCCGCTCCTGGAGGTCCGCATCGAGGCGCTGCTTACGGCATGCCTGCAAGCAGCATCATTGCCTCATGGTGAGCGACTCGCGATCGCCGAGGAACTGGTGACGCTCTTCAGCCGTGCAGACCAGGTGATGCAACAGGTCTATCAAATACTCCAAACGACCGCAGCCGCAACTTGTGTAGATGACACAGTGACCCGTTTGATTGGCGAAATCGATGAGGTTCGAACGACCTTTGCGCTTTGCAAAGCTCAGTTTGATAGCGCGATTTTTGGTGACAGGGGACCGTTCTCTTGAACTCATTCAATGCAACGTGCCGGACGCGAATGTCAAGAAGTGATGGAAGCTGAAACTACTTCAGCAAAGCAAGAGTTGCGTCGCATGCTTGGCCAAAGCGTTGAGTGTCGTGAGAGGAAAATTGGTCAGCTTCCACCACATCCCATTGGCCTTGAGACTTCGATTGATGCTTGCATCGAGAGGGTTGTAATTCCACGGCATATCCAGCCCACCACGGGACCTTGGGATGATGTGATCGATGTCCTTCCCCTTCAGGTCGACCCCCTCCTTTTGCAGCGTCTTTCTGTATTTGCTTGTACTCATGGCACGGCCACAGACCCCACGGAGAAATAGATCCGAACCCGCTGCGACGATGATGATGGCTGTTACTTCTCGGTATCGATCTGCCGCAATTCGGTAGTTTCGTGCTGATTCCTCGAAGGCCCCGCTCGCCGCTCCGTAGGCTGCTGCTGCTCGGTGGTACGCATCTTGGGCAGCTGCCAGATCCAGCGCGATCCGGTCGCCGCGCTCCAGGAGGTCTACCGCCATGTGCTGCATGAGGACCAAGTCGCCCTCCGTGAGGCTGTAGGTCTCGTCCGTTCGCGAGGCAGACCTTTCGCTGCTGCTGAGAGATTGTTCGATGGCGGTGAGCCCGTCGTGCGTACTTCCGCCGCACGCACAGGCGAAAAGGCCTATCGCGAAGAAAAGTTGAGTGAGGCGCATTCGTTTGGCATCGGGGAGCATTGAGGTGCGGTGGTAAGTCTGTGACGAGCGAGCACCCTGCCTTTGAATGAGGCTTCTTGTTCCCAGCAAGGCCGAGGAGCGGACGCCTTGACACATGGCCCTCTGCTTCCAGTGTTTCCTGCGACAGCCCCTGCGCCACAGCCTGCCAGCACCGCAGGCGCTGCTGCGCCGCCCGTAGCAGCGGCGATTCCCCATCCAAAGAGACAGCCCAATCCCGCGCCGCTCGCCGTGTTCTGGGTACGCTTCGCGTCGCAAGCATGCCAGTTCGCCACATCCTGATTGCACTGGGAGAGTTCCGCCATGACTTCCGCATGGATTCGAGCATTCTGCGCTCTACATTCCTCCCATGCGATGCACCGACGCTGCGCTTCGAGCTGATACTGGAGCTGAATCACCTCGGCACGAAGGTAGGCTGCTCGTCGCTCGTCGACGGCGAGGCGTCGATCGAGATCTGCTTGCCTCTGTTCGACGTGTCCCAGTCGTCGGTCCACTCGGGGGCTGCATCCGAACAGTAGAGGAAGGCTGACTGCGGCAATCGGAAATAGTGAATAGGTATTCATGGGGTGACCAGGGCACATCCGGTGGGGAGCGCAACGCGTATTGGAACTCGGCACGCGCACCGGCGCTCATTCGTTCCCAGATATCCCTCGTCTCCTACGCCCCATTGGAATCGCCGTCCGATGATGCACTCGCCACCTGTCATGGCTACGACCTCGAATGCTTCGAAGTCTCTGGGCGGTGCGTGGCTGATGGGGGTCAACATCTGCGGTATCCGAGCTGTCCACGCAGCTGCCATTCGCCTCTCGCCTGAGCCGAGATCGAGACACAGACGCATGACGCACGAGTCGTGGCGAGAACGGTCGTTTGTGCAAACTGTCTCGAGATAGTCGTCGCGGCCATCGCCATCGACGTCACCGGTTGGAGCAAGCGCCGCCGATGATGCAGGAGAGCTGGCGCCGCATGGCTTCGTCAGCTCTGCATGCCACGGTGCGGGGATCGGAGCATTGGGGCTGGGTGGTGCCGCGAAGAAAAAAACTGAGGTTGTAGATGTGGGAGATGTGGCGGGGGAACTGCCACCGCATGCAGAGACGCCGGATGTGATGGTGGCGAGTAAACCGAGTATGCGACTCATCAAGAACTACCCTGAATACACCCTGGTTACAGACTTTCGCAAGAGCCTGCCGGTGTCGGTTCTCATGTCCGATGGAAGTGTCGTATCTGATGTAGGAGGACGCTGGTCCGCCCGTCAGCAAGAGGGCGGATTTGCGTTGGGTTAGGTGCAGATCGCGCCGGATGGCCGTCATCCACTCATGTTCGTGAGCACCTGCAAATACTAGAGTTTTGCTGGTGGTGTCCTGATACAGGAGCGCGCTATCGACAGCAGAACGTCACTGGGTCCAGCAGCTTCCCCGTGTTCACCAGCTGCCCTCCCAAAGGCGTGCAACTCCCTGGTTGATCCTCCAGGAAGGCCCCCGTCACGCTGTTGATCTCAGGATGCATTGCAACGATTTCTCGGCATGATGTTGATTCTAGCGAGGCATACACGTCCTGATCGTTTCCGGAGCAATCCTGCTCTCGATGGACGCCAAGCACCGTTTTGCAACGCGATCCTTCTGCAGGTGCACAGCTACAAGGAATGCACGTGGAGTCATCGGTAACGCCCCCGTAGAAAACGCGCCGCTGACCATAACCGGCGGGGCACTCCTTCCCTTCACTCATTTGGAACAGGCACACCTCGAACCCCGTGAGCGATGCCGCGAGCTTAGGGCCGCAGATACGGGTCCGGTCCGAGCAGGCTTCCGGGGGCTCCAGGGACTTGCAAGCCATCGCCTTTGTCGACCACCCGAACGTAGCTCGGTGAACACTCGTTTCCACCGGTAGGCAACCACCGAGTATCGCTCGTTCGGGGACTACCGACAGGGTAGAATGAATACGATCCACGTTCAGGCATGACCCATCCCAACCCAGAGGAAGCTCGGTGTGCAGTAAGGGTCCTCCACAGCTCGAATCGATCTGGCTCACGCCAAATCCCAAAGGAAACTGACATACGGGAGGCGTGCAGGTGCACGTGCTACAGGTGCCCTCGCTGCTGAGACCTGCATGGCCCTCATAAATGGGAGCTGGAGCGTGGGATGGGCAAGATGGTGCCTCGTCGGGGGGACCGTGCCAGAGAAGAATGGGCCCCTCCCAGCCGATCGGAGCCGGTGGGACACAATCACCCTCTGTGCATGCACAGGGCTCAGCGCATTCGATACAAGGATCAGGGCAGGTGTAGATGTCTATCCGTCCAGTCGTGCATGAAGTCACGACTGTCACAATTCCAATGAGAATCAATACTCGCCTTCGGACGGCGCATGTCTCGGCGTTCGAAAGCATTGTGTTTGAACCTGGATCATCCAGAGAGAGTGACGCATCCGTCATCACGACCTCTGGCAACAAAAGGTCGTTGGCAATGTTGGGACACCCTCTCCTGTCAGCTCTCCGCCTCGGTGAGTGCATGCCCCTGGCTCATTGTGTTTCTGGAATCTGCCGGATACACTACCATAACGCTCCGTGATGAAGGCCTCGACACAATTGCCACGATCGATGTCGACCGTCGTTCCCGTGATGTTTTTTTTGCATATGTGGTCCATGCTCAAGGTGGTGAAGGCGTGGCATCGGCTCGTCTCCGGCGGCAGACATTCGCATGGGCTGCACGCAGACCGATCCTCGACTCCTTCATTGAACTGACGCGCCTCCGGGTACTCCTCGGGACAGGCTCTCGCTTCGGCCGGCCCCACGCCGTAGACACATTGCTGAAACCCTACTGGCCGTTGTGGGCACCCGTTCGCACCTGAGGTGCAAGTTTCGTCGTCGATCGGACCGCAGGCGCGTGCCCGCGTCTCCCACGCGAATGTGACCTCCTTGCTCGGGTGTGGGGCGAGCGGCTCACACTCAGTCAGTGTGGAGGGCCAGAATGAGACACTCCTGGGATTCGTGATCAGCGGAAACGAGAAACAGGAACCATCCCAGTCCGGTGGTGCCAGCACCTCGCGGCTGGGGGCTCCGCAGCGCGTATCCCCGAAACTCATGACCCATCCTGCGGGCAGCTTGCATTCGGGCTGCGTGCATTCACAGGCGTCGCAGCTCCCCTGGGTCTGCAAGCCAGCGTGCCCCTCGTAGGCCAGCAGCGGCGCCGACGGCGGGCAAGGAGGCGCCTCGGCTTCGGGCCCCGACCAGAGCCACACGGGGCCCTTCCAGTGGAGCTGCGGGTCGCCGGAGCAGGCCTCACCAAGACACGACGCAGGGGCCGAGATCGTGGACACCGCGGAGCTGTCGCCCGTACAGGACAGCACCTCCAGGAGGCCAGCGGCCAGCAGCAGAACGAACGACAGCATTCGTGGGAGCGTTCGCATGGACGAATCCCTTTCACGCACGGAGGCGGGACGGTGACGCAGAAGCGGTGACGCCCTTCGCGGAGCGACTTGGGGGTACGGTCGCTCAGCCGTAGCGCTGTCGTCAAGCAATGCATCCAGGGTGCTCGGTCGAAATGAGCATGTGACGACCGAGCACGGAGCGCATTACGTGCGACATGCTTCTTCATTGGTAAAAGACGGCTCCAGAGCGCAGCCGACCAGGGCGGCGCAGAGCCATCTTTCCTTCAGAGCGGTGCTCGATGAAGCAATGAGCAGCCGTACGATCTTTTTTCCCACGCCATATCGAAGCCGCGCGCAAGTGCGTGGCCCTGCCGCAGCGGTCAGCGTCGGTGGCGTACCCTCGCTCCACATCGGGTCGAAGGCGAGCCCCATCGCGACCTGGCGAACGAGCGCGGAGCCGCATTGTGGTGCTGCTCCGCAGATTGCCAGGGGGGGCGCGCCACCCTGCGCATTCCTCCATTCACCTGCCACGCCCGGCTCCGCCCAGCCGACGTGCCCCTCCGTCGCCGGCTCGAGCTGGTCCCGCCCAGCGGCCCCTGGGAGGCCCCGGGTCGGCCCAGATTTCATGGGGCTCGTGAGGCATCCCGCGGCACAGGCGCCCTCCTCGGACGACGGGACCTGGTCACGCGCGCGACGAGGTGTCGTCGGTCGACGGACGGCGCCTGGTCACCCTCGCAACCTGATGCCGCAGGTCGCTGGACGGCACCTCGTTTCGGAGAACACCTGCGGGAGGCGCCGGTAACCCCTCGGGTCGAGGGCGTGACCGGATGACCTAGGCCAGCCACCACCCCCCGGGTGCGAGCCGATCCAGGCGCACTCCGTGGCCGCGCGAAGGTCGTCGGCGAGACGGGGTGCCAGCGGTGGACCTCCGTCGGCAGGTCGAGCGGTGATCCACCTGTCGTCGGTCGTTGCGCCTACCCGCTCACGACGGTGACCTGCGGAAAAAGAAATCGTCGACGCCTGGACCCTGGCGCCGGTGCCCATTCCGACGGTCAGAAGGGGCGAACCCGAGCGGGGGGCGCGCTGGAGGGCATCGCGCGGATCGTCGCCTCGCTGTGCGCTGTGGGAGCGCGTCACCGCCTTCGAGGTGACGCCCCGAAGGTGTCGAGCTGCTTCTGTGCGGCCTGAGCGATGCGCGCCTCCGGGTCCTTGGCAAGCTTCGTGAGCACCGGCTTTGCCGCGTCCGGATCGCAGGCGGCGAGCTGATGGATCGCGGTGACCCGCGTCGGGAGCCGCGTCGCAGGCGCGGCGAGCAGCGACTTCAGGACATCGAACCCGAGGCGTTTCAGCGCAGGAGGCGATCGCCTGTCGGCGCACATGCTCCTCGCGTCGTCCACGTACCCGTCGTCGAACCTGCCCCGGGCGCGTTCATAGAACCTGGCGTCGCGCCCTTGCCCCAGGAGGGGGAGCATGGCCCGGAAGCCCTCGACCTTGAGGCCCGGACAGCCGCTCTTCGCCGCAGCGCTCTGCGCGACGCCAGCGAAATGGTCCGTCCGCTGCAAGTGCGCGCGGAGGAGCTGGCAGACGGGCACGGTGGGCAGCAAGGAGGACAGCGAGATCAGCGCGTGCTCCTGCACCGCGGGATCCGCGTCGCCGAGGAGCTTCAGCAGGGCCTCGCGGACGAGCACCTCGTCGTCGTAGCTCCACGTGGTCTGCGCGACCTCCCTGCGGAACTCGACGACGGGATGCTCGATGAGGGCGCGGACCTCGCCGCTCATGCCGATGCGCTCCAGGTTGATGCTGGAGAGGAGCCACGCAAGCTCGGTGGCGACCTCGGGGTTCCTCTCTCGCTTGATGATCGTCACCAGGGCTCGACCGGTCGGGGTGTCGAACTCGGTGATGCCGATGGAGAGCATCTTCAGCTTGTTGACCGCCAGCAGCCGGAGCCTCTCCCGCGGGTGTTCGAGCAGGTGGAGCAGGGTCGGGAAGGCCTTGTCGCTGGCGAAGAGGTCCTGCTCCTCGTCCCAGGCGTAGTAGCTGCTGCAGTCCGTGGGCAGCCCGGTGTCGTCGTCGTCCACGCAGCTCAGCTCCGCGTTCTGCGCGAGCTCCACGATGCGCGGGTCGATCATGCTCGGCGGGATGGCGCTCACGGCGGCGCCGGTGCCCGCCTTGCCATCGGCCGAAGGCGTCGCTCCGGGGGCCTCCGGCTTCGGGGGCGTGCTGGCCACCACCGCGGAGGCACAGGCCGGGGATCGGGGGGCGCCATCCGTGGTCGCCGCACAGGCAGGGCTCAGCGAGGTGAGGAGGAGCAGGAGTCCGAGCCGCGATCCCCGAGGGTGCATGAACAGGCGCTATCAGCAGCCCTTGGGCGGGTCAATCGAGAGCGCCCCGCGTGATACGCCGCCGTGACGTCGCCTCTCCGGAGCGTCGTCGCGCGCGCCGACGAAGCGCTCAGGGGGCCTTCGGGGTCGGCTTGTCGAGGGCGGTGAGCTGCTGGCTGGCCTGGTCGCGAATCTCCTGGAGCTTGTCCTTCGCGAGGGACTGAAGCACGGGCTTCGCCGCCACCGGATCGCAGATGGCGAGCTGGCGGGTGGCGGTGCGGCGGACGTTGGTGCCGGAGACCTTCTCGTCGGTCAGTGTCTTCGCGATCGTGAAGGCCTTCTTCTTCAGGGGAGGTGGCGTGTCTTTCGAGCGACAGATGGATCCGACCGCATTCGCGAAGTCGTCGCCGAACTCGTTGCCGTAGAGCTTCGCCTCGGCGAGGTGCTTGCTCATCGAGGTGACCGCCTCGTCGCGGAGGCCCGGGCACGTGCTCGATGCAGCGGCGGCCTGTGCGGCGCCGCGGAGGTGGTCGGTCTTCGGGAGGTGGTCACGGAGCAGCGCGCAGAGCGCGGGTGTCGGCTTCCAGACGCCGAGGGTCCGCAGGGCCTCTTGTTGCACCTTCACGCTCTCGTCACCGAGGAACCGAAGGCGCTGTTCGTACGCCCAGGGGCTCTGCGAGGCGGGGAACCTCGATCCGACGATGGCCTCTCGGAGCGAGACGCTCGGGTGCGAGACGAGGGCGCCGAACTCGGCGGAGAGGCCGTGTTGCTCCACGGGGACCTCGGCGAGACAGACACCCAGCGCGGAGAGGACCAGCGAGTGAAAGGGCTTCCGGGTGGCGGCGATGAGACGCGCTGCCACGGCGGCGTCGATCGCTTCGTCGCACGAGATGATGGCGAACGTGGCCCCGGCGACCTGGTGGGCCTTCTCGTCATCGGTATCCAGCAGGGTGAGGAGCATGGGGACCGTGGCGCGCACGAAGTCTGCGTCCGTGAAGTCGTGCTCCATCCATGCCGCGAGGGAAGGGCACCCCTGATCGAGGAACCCAGCGTCGAGCTCGCACGTCGTCGCCGCGAGGAGCTTCTGGACGAGCTGAGGAGGCCCTTCGAGCCGGGGAGGGGTGACCGGCCCGTCCTTCGTGTTCGGCGAGGTGGCCTTGGCGTCTGGCCCTGCGGGCGTGGTCGCGGCGGACGGAGGGACCGCGGGCGTCTCGACGCACGCCACATCGCCCGAGGTGGCGGGCTGGGCGCCGCCGCAAGCTGCGGACGAGAGCGCCGCTGCCGCAAGGAACGAGAACCGTGTGGCGGTGAAGGTCGAGCGCATGAAGGCGAAGGACACGCCGAGCGCCGGGGGGCGTCAAGGGAGGGCGCGTCATCTCGGGCCGCGCCGCGCGGGGCAGGGGGTGTGGACGAGGGGCTACGGGGCGAGGGCGCCGGTGTCGATGCGCTGCATGAAGAGGCGCCAGGTGCCGAGCGGCGGTGCGGCGCGGAAGCTCGCGTAGGTGAAGAGCGTCTGTCCGGCCACGGTGCTGGCGAGGGTGGGGGCCTCGTCGGCGTGCGCATCCTCGGTGAGCTGGAACCGGGCGCGCACGACGCCGTCGACACTGACGAGGGCGCCGCGGAGATCTGCGGTCACGGGGCCACAGGTCCTCCAGCCGAGGACGAAGTGGGTGCCGTCGAACGCCACGCCTGCCGTGCCGAGGTTCACGCTTCCGTCGGCCCAGAAGGGGTTCTCCGAGCCGAGGGCCGGACAAGCTGGATGCTCGGCGACGACGAGGGGGGCAGCGTCGAGCACCACGCCGTCGGTGCCGATGCGCGTGGCGAGGATGCGTGAGACCGGCGTCGTGGTGTCGTGCCAGGCGAGCAGGTACATGCCGCCGCCATGGGCGAGCGAGAACGAACGGGCCTGCGTACCCGCGGGGGTGAGGGGGAGGCCGCCCAGATCGAGGACGGTGCCGTCGGCGGCGACGCGGGCGCCCAGCAAGGGGCCCGGGTCACGGACGTCCTGGATCCACGCGACGAAGTGGTTCGTGCCGTCGAACGCGCTGGCGAGGCGGGTACTCATCGGGCCGTCTTCGGTGACGGCGGGCGCGTGAACGCCGTTCGCGTCGACGGTGGCGGTGACGAGCTGGGTGTCGTCCCGGAAGGCAGCGACGACGGTGGTGCCCGCGGCGCTGGAGAGCGCGGGGGGCGTGCGCGGCTCGACGTAGTGGAAGTAGGGGAAGTGGAGAGGCTGCTGGCTCGACCCGGTGATGCGCGACCCTTGCAGGTAGCAGTCCGACCCGTCGACGTTGTGCACGCAGTCCCACCACGCGAACGTGGTCGCCGTGCCGTCGAAGCTCGCCCGCGGTGAGGTCTGGGTCGACGCGCCCACGCCGATCGCCGTCGCCTCGAGGTCGACGAGATCGCCGCCAGGGCTCGCCCAGCCCGCGAAGATGTCGGTGTGGTCGCTGGTGATGGCGTTGCGATCGTCGCTCCAGGCGAGCACGTAGTCCTGCCCGTCGAAGGTGAGGGTGGGCGTCGTCTGCGCGTTGGCGCTGCGGGAGACGAGGAGGTCCTCGGCGTCGAGGACGACGGCATCCTTCGTGACCCGGGCGGCGAAGATGGACGCTTCGAGGTGGAGGTACTTGCCGTGGCGGTCGTCGCTCCACGCGAGGAAAGCGTGGTTCCCATCCCACGCGAGGGCAGGGTCGCCTGCGCGCTGCCGGAACGCCGAACCATTCGCGAGGACGGGGGGACCATCGAGGGGGATGATGTTCATGCCCATCCGATCGACGAGGCCCTCGGAGCGGCCGCGGCTCCAGGCGACGATCGCGCTCTCGCCTGCGAAGCCCACGGCGAGGCGGCCGTCGTCGGTGAAGTCGCTGAGGAACGGGATGGGCTGAGGGCTGACCGGGGTCCCCTCCGGCTTCATCCACGAGAACGAGAGATCGTGATCGCCACCCCAGACCACCCCGCAGCGGCCGTCGTGGCACGCCATCGCGCGCGGGTAGTCGGGGAGCTGGACGTCGTCGATCAGGTTGCCCGCGGTGTCGAGGGTGGCCCAGCGCCCGCTGGAAGGCGTGCGCCTGCTCCAGGCGACGACGTAGCTGGTGCCGTCGAACGCGACGTCGGTGAGCACGGTCGTATCGCCGTCGAGCACCACGCCCATGGGATCGAGGACGGTGCCATCCGGCGCGATGCGGGCGCGGCGGATGGGCCTCGGATCGGAGACGTCGTCACCCACCTCCTGCCAGACCACGAGGTAGCCCGACGGGCTGCCCGCAATCTTGACGTCCTGGGTGTCGAGCGCGCTGGTGATGACCGAGGTCCCGAGCAGGTCGCCGTTCGGCCCGATGCGCAAGGCGACGAGGCCTGGCGAAGGCGCGGCGGCGCTGGGCCTGGCTTGCTGGCCGACGACGACGAACTCCTCGCCACTCGCGGCGACGTCGAGGAAGCGCGTGGCGAGCGGCAAGGGGAGGGAGGCGCTCGCGTCGAGGACGGCGCCGCTCGGATCCACCCGGGCGCCGTACGCCTTCACGGGACGCGAGTCGGCCCACACGGCGAAATACGTGGCGCCGTTGAATGCCACCGCGGGCATCTCCTGCGCGCCGGTGGCAGGGCCCATGATGGGCGCGTCGACGCGGTGCCCCGGCGGCTCCGTCGGGGGCTCGGTGGGCGGCGGTTCCGGCTCCGGGAGCGGAAAGAAGGGGGGGCGATCCGGGCGCGGCGGTTCGGGCGTCGGCGTCGGGGTGGTGGGCGTCGGCGGTGTGTTGCTGGGGTCCTGATCGGGGGAGCTTCCGCAAGCGACGATGCCTGCGGCGCAGAAGGTCGCGGAGAGCAGGAGCGACGACGGAGGCAGGCGCCTCCTCCGGATGGGAGAACCATGAGGGTGCATGACGGAATCCCTCTCTTCTTGCGAAGGGGTGATGGTCGGAGACGTGATCACGCCGAGACGTGATCACCGTGCAGGATAACGACAGGAACCGCGCGCACTGAAGCGATCTTGCGGATCCGCGTACGGATTCGATCGAGGTGATCGCGGGCCACGGAGCGTCCCTGTGCAGAGGTTGCGCAGGGCCGGCCCAACATGCGCAAGCCTGGCGCATCACGCGCGGCGTCGGCGTGCTGGAGGCGTGGCGCGCGCCCGAGGAAAACGCTGGAAAACCTTCGCCGAGGGGATGCTGGAGACGGAGGTGTGGGTCGCGGCATCGTAACTCGTGGGGGAGCGAGCTGGACTCGCTCTACACGGTGCTGAAGCGCGGGGGGCGCCTGGTCGGTGAGACCTGGCGAAGCTCGTCGCAAGGAGAGCGTGTCGGGATGGAACGTGCGATGCGGGTGACGCTCCTCTGGATCGGCATGGCGCTGGTGACGGCTGGCTGTGAGACCGCCGAGCAGGCCGTCGACTGTCAGAAGATCTGTCAGGCCAACCGGGATTGCGTCGACACCTCGTTCGACGTGGAGACCTGCCGCGCGGACTGCGAAGAGCAGCTCGACACGAACGAGTCGTTCCGGAACGAGGCGAAGGTGTGCGAGGCCTGCCTGGAACGCACGGAGTGCTCGGAACAGGCGGACTGCTTCCTGGAGTGTCCGATCGTGCGATGACGTGGTGGGTGTGGCGGCAAGCGCACAAAGGGGGGAGCGGGGACGGCGTGGAGGAAGGGCATTTCGGCCCTTCGTTCCCCGTCGACGGCGCGACGGTCGTGCGACTACGCTGGCCCGCGCCATGGACGTCCGTGCCGATCCGGCAAAGAGGCGCGTGGAGCGGGGGGGCTCCTGGGTCGCGGTGGTGCTCGCGCTGGTCGCGGCGGCGCTCGCGCTGACGGGGTGTCAGCACGACTGGGATGCCTACGATCCGCGCGGGGGCGAGGCGATCGACGCGACGACCGGCTCCCTGGGGATGGGCGGGGGTGGTGGTGAGCCTCACGCGACGGGCGGGGGTGGAAGCGGAGGGAGCCCAGGTGTGGGCGGTGGCGGGGGGAGCGGTGGATCGCCTACCTGCCCCGGCGGGCACGTGCCGCTCGTGGACGATTTCGACGGCCCGAACCTGAGCCTGGACTGGGTCGCGGGGATCGGGCTGCCCGCATCGATCGCGATCGCCGACGGCGCACTGAAGGTGACGCTGCCCGATCGCGAGGCGATCAACATGTACGGGGGCGTGCGGTCCAGCGCAGTCTACGACCTCACGGGCTGCTCGGTGTTCGCCCGGGTGGATCGGGTGACCAGCGCCAACACACACGCCTTCACGCAGATCTACGCGACCGCCGGCGACGACGTGGGCTTCATCGAGATCGTGCAGATGGCCGGGCGGCTGGTGTTCAAGCAGGTGATCGGCAA is part of the Chondromyces crocatus genome and encodes:
- a CDS encoding HNH endonuclease signature motif containing protein, whose amino-acid sequence is MLPDAKRMRLTQLFFAIGLFACACGGSTHDGLTAIEQSLSSSERSASRTDETYSLTEGDLVLMQHMAVDLLERGDRIALDLAAAQDAYHRAAAAYGAASGAFEESARNYRIAADRYREVTAIIIVAAGSDLFLRGVCGRAMSTSKYRKTLQKEGVDLKGKDIDHIIPRSRGGLDMPWNYNPLDASINRSLKANGMWWKLTNFPLTTLNALAKHATQLLLC
- a CDS encoding HEAT repeat domain-containing protein, whose amino-acid sequence is MHPRGSRLGLLLLLTSLSPACAATTDGAPRSPACASAVVASTPPKPEAPGATPSADGKAGTGAAVSAIPPSMIDPRIVELAQNAELSCVDDDDTGLPTDCSSYYAWDEEQDLFASDKAFPTLLHLLEHPRERLRLLAVNKLKMLSIGITEFDTPTGRALVTIIKRERNPEVATELAWLLSSINLERIGMSGEVRALIEHPVVEFRREVAQTTWSYDDEVLVREALLKLLGDADPAVQEHALISLSSLLPTVPVCQLLRAHLQRTDHFAGVAQSAAAKSGCPGLKVEGFRAMLPLLGQGRDARFYERARGRFDDGYVDDARSMCADRRSPPALKRLGFDVLKSLLAAPATRLPTRVTAIHQLAACDPDAAKPVLTKLAKDPEARIAQAAQKQLDTFGASPRRR